Proteins from a genomic interval of Zingiber officinale cultivar Zhangliang chromosome 1B, Zo_v1.1, whole genome shotgun sequence:
- the LOC121974171 gene encoding WRKY transcription factor WRKY51-like — MAVDLMSYAEIEEKMAIQEAGAAGLRSMEHLILRLSDHRSQQQLDCRDIADVTVSKFKKFISILNRTGHARFRRGPTASPPPPAVPEPVTAVAKTLTLAPVPLRIKPPGHPLPPAAVPALAQARTLDFTKPIPASASETSPPSRFNREYFSISTPISPATSSFVSSVTGDGSLSNSRFGAASSLLPPPVSAGKLPIVSAAVDRRCHEHAHAHSEHVVGKCAVPGVRCHCSKRRKSRVKRTIRVPAVSSKSSDIPADEYSWRKYGQKPIKGSPYPRGYYKCSTLRGCPARKHVERALDDPLMLIVTYEGEHRHTSSAAADSVI; from the exons ATGGCCGTCGATCTGATGAGTTACGCCGAAATAGAGGAGAAGATGGCCATCCAGGAAGCTGGCGCCGCTGGACTCCGCTCCATGGAGCACCTCATCCTCCGCCTCTCCGATCACCGATCCCAGCAACAGCTAGATTGCCGCGATATCGCTGACGTCACCGTGTCCAAGTTCAAGAAGTTCATCTCCATCCTCAACCGTACCGGCCACGCCCGATTTCGTCGCGGCCCTACTGCATCGCCCCCGCCGCCGGCGGTGCCGGAGCCGGTTACCGCTGTGGCGAAAACCTTGACCCTCGCCCCCGTCCCGCTCCGGATCAAGCCTCCCGGGCATCCCCTTCCGCCTGCGGCGGTGCCTGCCCTGGCCCAGGCCCGGACCCTCGACTTCACTAAGCCGATTCCCGCCTCCGCAAGCGAGACGTCGCCGCCCAGCCGATTTAACAGGGAGTATTTCAGCATCTCTACGCCGATCTCCCCCGCGACATCTTCGTTCGTGTCTTCCGTCACTGGCGACGGCAGTCTGTCGAACAGCCGGTTCGGTGCCGCCTCATCCCTCCTCCCCCCGCCTGTTTCAGCCGGCAAGCTTCCGATCGTCTCCGCTGCGGTCGATCGACGGTGCCACGAGCACGCTCACGCGCACTCAGAGCACGTCGTCGGCAAGTGTGCCGTCCCCGGCGTGCGTTGCCACTGCTCCAAGAGAAG GAAATCTCGTGTCAAGCGGACGATCCGCGTCCCGGCGGTGAGCTCGAAATCTTCCGACATTCCCGCCGACGAGTACTCGTGGCGAAAGTACGGGCAGAAGCCGATCAAGGGCTCCCCTTATCCCAG GGGCTACTATAAGTGCAGCACCCTCCGCGGTTGCCCCGCCAGGAAGCACGTGGAGCGAGCACTCGACGACCCTTTGATGCTGATCGTGACCTACGAGGGGGAGCACCGCCAtacctcgagcgccgccgccgaCTCCGTCATTTGA